In Priestia megaterium NBRC 15308 = ATCC 14581, the following proteins share a genomic window:
- a CDS encoding valine--tRNA ligase — MSEKEVTLPTKYDPKAVEENRYQYWLDGKFFEATNDPEKEPYTIVIPPPNVTGKLHLGHAWDTTLQDILTRMKRMQGYDVLWLPGMDHAGIATQAKVEEKLRSEGKSRYDLGRENFVAETWKWKEEYASFIRQQWSKLGLGLDYSRERFTLDEGLSKAVREVFVTLYKKGLIYRGEYIINWDPATKTALSDIEVIYKDVQGAFYHMRYPLADGSGHIEIATTRPETMLGDTAVAVHPEDDRYKHLIGKKVVLPIVGREIPIVGDDYVDMEFGSGAVKITPAHDPNDFEIGNRHNLERILVMNQDGTMNDKAGKYEGMDRFACRKQIVKDLQEDGVLFNIEDHMHSVGHSERSGAVVEPYLSTQWFVKMQPLADKAVDLQKQEEKVNFVPDRFEKTYLHWMENIRDWCISRQLWWGHRIPAWYHKETGEVYVDHEAPADIENWEQDSDVLDTWFSSALWPFSTMGWPDVDAADFKRYYPTNVLVTGYDIIFFWVSRMIFQGLEFTGKRPFDDVLIHGLVRDAEGRKMSKSLGNGVDPMEVIEKYGADSLRYFLSTGSSPGQDLRFSFEKVEATWNFANKIWNASRFALMNMDGITFEELDLSGEKSVADKWILTRLNETIEHVTKLADKYEFGEVGRILYNFIWDDFCDWYIEMAKLPLYAEDEAAKKTTRSILAYVLDNTMRLLHPFMPFITEEIWQSLPHEGESITVAKWPEVRAELSDKEAANDMRLLVDIIRAVRNIRAEVNTPMSKQVKLFIKAKDENIQSQLEKNRAYVERFCNPSELVISTDVSLDEKAMSAVVTGAELILPLEGLINIEEEIARLEKEYDKLNKEVERVQKKLNNQGFIAKAPAKVVEEERAKEQDYVEKREAVQSRIAELRG; from the coding sequence ATGTCTGAAAAAGAAGTGACTCTTCCAACGAAGTATGATCCAAAAGCCGTTGAAGAAAATCGTTATCAGTATTGGTTAGACGGGAAGTTTTTTGAAGCAACAAATGATCCTGAAAAAGAGCCATATACAATTGTAATTCCACCCCCAAACGTAACGGGCAAGCTGCATTTAGGCCACGCTTGGGATACAACGTTACAAGACATCTTAACGCGTATGAAGCGCATGCAAGGCTATGACGTTTTATGGCTTCCTGGCATGGACCATGCCGGGATTGCAACGCAGGCAAAAGTAGAAGAAAAGCTTCGCAGCGAAGGGAAAAGCCGCTACGATCTAGGTCGCGAAAATTTTGTAGCCGAAACATGGAAATGGAAAGAAGAATATGCAAGCTTTATTCGCCAGCAGTGGTCGAAGCTAGGACTTGGCTTAGACTATTCACGCGAGCGCTTCACGCTTGATGAAGGCCTTTCTAAAGCAGTGCGCGAAGTATTCGTAACGCTTTACAAAAAAGGGTTAATCTATCGCGGAGAATATATTATTAACTGGGATCCAGCTACAAAAACAGCTCTTTCAGACATCGAGGTTATTTACAAAGATGTACAAGGTGCGTTTTATCATATGCGCTATCCGTTGGCAGATGGTTCTGGACATATTGAAATCGCAACAACTCGTCCTGAAACGATGCTAGGAGATACGGCTGTAGCTGTTCACCCTGAAGATGATCGCTATAAGCACTTAATCGGCAAAAAGGTTGTCCTTCCGATTGTAGGGCGTGAAATTCCTATCGTAGGCGATGATTATGTTGATATGGAATTCGGTTCTGGTGCGGTAAAAATTACGCCTGCTCATGACCCGAACGATTTTGAAATTGGAAACCGTCATAATTTAGAGCGTATTTTAGTGATGAATCAAGACGGTACGATGAATGACAAAGCAGGTAAATATGAAGGAATGGATCGTTTTGCTTGTCGTAAGCAAATTGTTAAAGACCTTCAAGAAGACGGCGTATTGTTCAACATTGAAGACCACATGCATTCAGTAGGTCATAGTGAACGAAGCGGTGCCGTTGTTGAACCTTATTTATCAACTCAATGGTTTGTAAAAATGCAGCCGTTAGCAGATAAAGCAGTAGATCTTCAAAAACAAGAAGAAAAAGTAAACTTTGTACCTGATCGTTTTGAAAAGACATACTTACACTGGATGGAAAATATTCGCGACTGGTGTATTTCGCGTCAGCTTTGGTGGGGACACCGCATTCCAGCTTGGTATCACAAAGAAACTGGAGAGGTATACGTAGATCATGAGGCTCCAGCAGATATCGAAAACTGGGAACAGGATTCAGATGTATTAGACACATGGTTCAGCTCAGCGCTATGGCCGTTCTCAACAATGGGCTGGCCGGATGTGGATGCAGCTGATTTCAAACGCTACTACCCAACAAATGTGCTTGTAACAGGCTATGACATTATCTTCTTCTGGGTATCTCGTATGATTTTCCAAGGTCTTGAATTTACGGGTAAACGTCCGTTTGACGATGTACTGATTCACGGTCTTGTCCGAGATGCTGAAGGTCGTAAAATGAGTAAATCACTTGGTAACGGCGTAGATCCAATGGAAGTAATCGAGAAATACGGTGCGGATTCTCTTCGCTACTTCTTATCTACAGGAAGCTCACCGGGACAAGATTTACGCTTCAGCTTTGAAAAAGTCGAAGCGACGTGGAACTTTGCAAATAAAATTTGGAATGCTTCTCGTTTTGCATTAATGAACATGGATGGCATCACATTTGAAGAGCTTGATTTATCAGGCGAAAAATCCGTTGCCGATAAATGGATTTTAACGCGCTTAAATGAGACGATTGAGCACGTAACAAAATTAGCTGACAAATATGAATTTGGTGAAGTTGGACGCATTCTCTATAACTTTATTTGGGATGATTTCTGCGATTGGTACATTGAAATGGCTAAACTTCCTCTTTACGCAGAAGATGAAGCAGCTAAAAAGACAACGCGCTCAATTTTAGCTTATGTACTTGATAACACAATGCGACTTTTACATCCATTCATGCCGTTTATTACTGAGGAAATTTGGCAAAGCTTGCCGCATGAAGGCGAATCAATTACAGTAGCTAAATGGCCGGAAGTACGCGCTGAGCTTTCGGATAAAGAAGCTGCTAACGATATGCGTTTACTTGTAGATATTATCCGTGCTGTTCGTAATATTCGTGCTGAAGTGAACACGCCGATGAGCAAACAAGTAAAATTATTTATTAAAGCTAAAGATGAAAATATTCAAAGCCAGCTTGAAAAGAACCGTGCGTATGTAGAACGTTTCTGTAATCCAAGTGAGCTTGTGATTTCAACCGATGTTTCATTAGATGAAAAAGCGATGAGTGCTGTTGTAACAGGAGCAGAATTAATTTTACCTCTTGAAGGTTTAATTAATATCGAAGAAGAGATCGCACGTTTAGAAAAAGAATACGACAAGTTAAACAAAGAAGTAGAACGTGTACAAAAGAAATTAAACAACCAAGGCTTTATTGCAAAAGCGCCTGCTAAAGTAGTAGAAGAAGAGCGTGCAAAAGAGCAAGATTACGTTGAAAAACGTGAAGCTGTTCAGTCTCGTATTGCTGAATTACGCGGA
- the spoVID gene encoding stage VI sporulation protein D produces the protein MSQDNLSCLRFSVEESVWFQKGQEVSQLLSISLEPQVSIQEYDQYVSIRGALQLTGEYETYEGEHSLREYTNENQVQSISVREDGTAELSHQFPVDITIPKNRIQSIEDVYVSIDLFDYELPGTNQLQLMADLSITGLYEQHEEREEEEEFSEEQHIVSYEEVDDAEEVYTENVAQEEEQEEQEFDVSYREAPALLEAEAIEEEHSEEEHSEEEHSEETPSYFSSVFKKESRAEPVVEYEEEAYEPFEVEVKKEAQIEEEREDNVIELFQLRQEQESFEESQASELNTYADVQQEAEQEEAEQEEEKIIVEFRKEENESGRNENALYLTKLFSREEEAFSTWKLCIVQDGDSLDTIANRYNTNVQNILRVNNLEDEYELEEGSILNIPVR, from the coding sequence TTGTCGCAGGATAATTTATCATGTCTGCGTTTTTCCGTAGAAGAATCAGTATGGTTTCAAAAAGGACAGGAAGTCTCACAACTTTTGTCTATCTCCTTAGAGCCTCAAGTATCTATTCAAGAATATGACCAATACGTGTCTATTCGAGGAGCATTACAATTAACAGGTGAATACGAAACGTACGAGGGAGAGCACTCGTTACGCGAATATACAAATGAGAATCAAGTGCAATCTATCTCTGTCCGTGAAGACGGAACGGCTGAATTATCACATCAATTTCCTGTTGATATTACCATTCCTAAAAATCGTATTCAAAGTATTGAAGACGTATATGTATCTATTGATTTATTTGATTATGAATTGCCAGGCACAAATCAGCTGCAGCTAATGGCTGACTTGTCCATCACAGGATTGTACGAACAGCATGAAGAACGAGAAGAAGAGGAAGAGTTTTCGGAGGAACAGCACATCGTCTCCTATGAAGAAGTGGACGATGCTGAAGAGGTATATACTGAAAACGTTGCTCAAGAAGAAGAACAAGAGGAACAAGAGTTTGACGTAAGCTATCGTGAAGCTCCCGCACTTTTAGAAGCAGAGGCTATTGAAGAAGAGCATTCAGAAGAAGAGCATTCAGAAGAAGAGCATTCAGAAGAGACCCCTAGTTATTTTTCATCTGTATTTAAAAAAGAATCTCGTGCTGAGCCGGTCGTGGAATATGAAGAGGAAGCATATGAACCATTTGAAGTCGAAGTGAAAAAAGAGGCCCAAATCGAGGAAGAAAGAGAAGACAATGTGATTGAACTGTTTCAGCTTCGTCAAGAGCAAGAAAGCTTCGAAGAATCGCAAGCTAGTGAATTGAATACGTATGCTGACGTTCAACAAGAGGCTGAGCAAGAAGAAGCTGAACAAGAAGAGGAAAAGATTATTGTTGAATTTCGGAAAGAAGAAAATGAAAGCGGCCGAAATGAAAACGCCCTTTATTTAACAAAGCTCTTTTCGCGGGAAGAAGAAGCTTTTTCAACTTGGAAGCTTTGTATTGTTCAAGACGGAGATTCGCTTGATACGATAGCAAACCGCTATAATACGAATGTACAAAACATTTTACGAGTAAATAATTTAGAAGATGAATATGAGCTGGAAGAAGGAAGCATCTTAAATATTCCCGTTCGTTAA
- the ysxE gene encoding spore coat protein YsxE: protein MQRTVADYKVLLKEYDLDVDFIEDYGKVKKVYTKTGVFALKEMANHQERNQNFIQKLQNVYQKGWMGFVPIYQTKRSQPIVSDESGSYYLMPWLPNNPTEERDIRYHKLFQELAKLHGASAQEVEVKKEDIENHYTSMKETWGKRQEELKQYVVECEKKVYMSPFELHYCTFYYEMTRALEFGFGKLDQWNDEMEEKEKIRLVTSHGKLSAKHFIYDERGNGFFINFEHAKDASPIYDLVSFYFRTLRTYPVTTYDSYEWFSTYEKHFALREEERLLLHSYLAFPEPLYQCIVQYRQHKESKTELEHMQSFIRAYWLTKNIEQLNIKIFEVDQQKKMAAEAAAQAQANE, encoded by the coding sequence ATGCAGCGGACAGTAGCAGACTATAAAGTATTGTTAAAAGAATATGACTTAGATGTTGACTTTATCGAAGACTACGGAAAAGTAAAAAAAGTCTATACGAAAACCGGCGTGTTTGCGCTTAAAGAAATGGCGAATCATCAAGAACGAAATCAAAACTTCATTCAAAAGCTGCAGAACGTGTATCAAAAAGGATGGATGGGATTTGTCCCTATTTATCAGACGAAGCGTTCTCAGCCCATTGTTTCAGATGAAAGCGGCTCGTATTACTTAATGCCGTGGCTCCCAAATAATCCAACCGAAGAGCGTGATATTCGATATCATAAATTATTTCAAGAGCTTGCTAAGCTTCACGGCGCTTCGGCGCAGGAAGTAGAAGTGAAAAAAGAAGATATAGAAAATCATTATACATCGATGAAAGAAACGTGGGGAAAACGTCAGGAAGAGCTGAAGCAGTACGTAGTAGAATGCGAGAAGAAAGTTTATATGTCCCCGTTTGAATTGCACTACTGTACATTTTATTATGAAATGACAAGAGCGCTTGAATTTGGTTTTGGAAAGCTCGATCAGTGGAACGATGAAATGGAAGAAAAGGAAAAGATCCGGCTGGTTACGTCTCATGGAAAGCTATCGGCTAAACATTTTATCTATGACGAACGGGGAAATGGTTTTTTTATTAATTTTGAACATGCAAAAGATGCTTCACCGATTTATGATTTGGTCTCATTTTATTTCCGTACTCTTCGCACATACCCAGTAACTACCTATGACAGCTATGAGTGGTTTAGTACGTATGAAAAACATTTTGCTCTCAGAGAAGAGGAACGGCTGCTTTTACACAGTTATTTGGCGTTTCCAGAACCCTTGTATCAGTGTATCGTTCAATATAGGCAGCATAAAGAAAGTAAAACAGAGCTTGAACATATGCAGTCATTTATTCGAGCATACTGGCTGACGAAAAACATTGAACAGCTCAATATTAAAATATTTGAAGTAGATCAGCAAAAAAAAATGGCAGCGGAAGCAGCTGCACAAGCCCAAGCGAACGAATAG
- a CDS encoding cytochrome C assembly family protein, translated as MVDMELTRIYELIVILYAVSVLLYFIDFVQNNRKANSIAFWLLSIVWVLQTAFLILRMFETGRFPILTVSEGLYFYAWVLITLSLVINRLFRVDFMVFFTNVIGFLIMAIHTFAPLETYTAVQSERLVSELLIIHITMAILSYGAFSVSFVFSALYLVQYNLLKKKKWGKRLLRIEDLTKLDYMSYVLILIGVPLLLLSLILGIIWAYIKYVDFHWYDTKVLGSFLMFVAYSAYLYARLRRGIQGKAIAMWNIGLFLVLLINFFLFGSLSNFHFWGS; from the coding sequence ATGGTTGATATGGAATTAACCAGAATCTATGAATTGATTGTGATTTTGTACGCGGTGAGCGTTTTATTATATTTTATTGATTTTGTACAAAATAACCGGAAGGCAAACTCGATAGCCTTCTGGTTACTTTCTATTGTGTGGGTTTTGCAAACAGCCTTTTTAATTTTACGAATGTTTGAGACGGGAAGGTTTCCTATTCTTACCGTTTCTGAAGGGCTGTATTTTTACGCGTGGGTCTTAATTACTCTTTCACTTGTGATTAATCGCCTGTTTCGCGTTGATTTTATGGTGTTTTTTACAAATGTGATTGGTTTCTTAATTATGGCTATTCATACGTTTGCTCCACTTGAAACATACACTGCTGTCCAGTCGGAGCGCCTTGTGTCAGAATTATTAATCATTCATATTACCATGGCTATTTTATCTTACGGCGCTTTTTCAGTCTCTTTTGTTTTTTCCGCTCTGTATCTTGTTCAGTATAATTTATTGAAAAAGAAGAAGTGGGGCAAGCGCTTGCTAAGAATTGAAGATTTAACAAAGCTAGATTACATGTCCTATGTATTAATTTTAATTGGTGTACCGCTGTTATTGCTTTCGTTAATCTTAGGAATCATATGGGCTTATATTAAATACGTAGATTTTCATTGGTACGATACAAAAGTGTTAGGTTCATTTTTAATGTTTGTTGCATACAGCGCTTACTTGTATGCTAGACTGCGTAGAGGTATTCAAGGAAAGGCAATCGCAATGTGGAATATTGGATTGTTCCTAGTCTTACTTATTAATTTCTTTTTATTTGGCAGTTTATCGAATTTTCACTTTTGGGGTTCGTAA
- the hemB gene encoding porphobilinogen synthase: protein MKDLQFTRHRRLRNSVNMRALVRETHLHPEDFIYPIFIVEGEQKRNAVKSMPGVDQISLDYLNDEIQELVDLGIKSAMVFGVPAEKDAVGSQAYHDHGIVQKGIRQIKENFPDFVVIADTCLCQYTDHGHCGVIEDGKILNDPSLDLLARTAVSQAKAGADIIAPSNMMDGFVAAIRHGLDEAGFEDVPVMSYAVKYASAFYGPFRDAAHSSPQFGDRKTYQMDPANRLEALREAESDVEEGADFLIVKPALSYLDIMRDVKNTFNLPVVAYNVSGEYSMIKAAAQNGWVNEKEIVLEKLISMKRAGADLIVTYHAKDAARWLSDK from the coding sequence ATGAAAGATTTACAATTTACACGTCATCGTCGTCTTCGTAATTCTGTAAATATGCGTGCGCTTGTACGTGAAACACATTTACATCCTGAAGACTTTATATATCCTATTTTTATTGTAGAAGGTGAACAAAAAAGAAATGCTGTAAAATCAATGCCAGGTGTGGATCAAATTTCTTTAGACTACTTGAATGATGAAATCCAAGAGTTAGTCGATTTAGGAATCAAGTCAGCTATGGTATTTGGTGTTCCCGCTGAAAAAGATGCGGTCGGCTCACAGGCATACCATGACCACGGAATTGTTCAAAAAGGTATTCGTCAAATTAAAGAAAATTTTCCAGACTTTGTTGTTATCGCAGATACATGCTTATGTCAATACACAGATCATGGCCACTGTGGTGTAATTGAAGACGGAAAAATCTTAAACGATCCTAGCCTTGACTTATTAGCGCGTACAGCGGTTAGTCAAGCTAAAGCAGGAGCGGATATTATTGCGCCTTCAAACATGATGGACGGTTTTGTGGCAGCTATTCGCCATGGTCTAGACGAAGCTGGATTTGAAGATGTGCCTGTGATGTCTTATGCTGTTAAATATGCATCTGCTTTTTACGGACCATTCCGCGATGCAGCGCATTCTTCTCCTCAATTTGGAGACCGTAAAACATATCAAATGGACCCAGCCAATCGCTTAGAAGCACTTCGAGAAGCGGAATCTGATGTAGAAGAAGGAGCAGATTTCTTAATTGTAAAACCAGCTCTATCTTATTTAGATATTATGCGCGATGTGAAAAATACATTTAATTTACCGGTAGTGGCTTATAATGTGAGTGGTGAATATTCGATGATTAAAGCGGCAGCTCAAAACGGCTGGGTAAATGAAAAAGAGATTGTTCTTGAAAAATTAATTAGCATGAAGCGTGCAGGAGCGGATTTAATTGTAACGTATCATGCTAAAGACGCAGCACGCTGGTTATCTGACAAGTAA
- the hemC gene encoding hydroxymethylbilane synthase, whose amino-acid sequence MRKIIVGSRRSKLALTQTKWVIEQLKKQGLPFEFEIKEMVTKGDQILNVTLSKVGGKGLFVKEIEQAMLDEEIDMAVHSMKDMPAVLPEGLTIGCIPLREDHRDALISKNGERFEELPSGAVIGTSSLRRGAQLLSMRSDIEIKWIRGNIDTRLEKLKNEDYDAIILAAAGLSRMGWSRDTVTQYLEPEISVPAVGQGALAIECRENDHELLSLLQALNHDETARAVRAERVFLKEMEGGCQVPIAGYGRILDGGNIELTSLVASPDGKTIYKEQITGKDPVAIGSEAAERLTSQGAKLLIDRVKEELDK is encoded by the coding sequence ATGCGAAAAATTATTGTCGGCTCTCGTCGAAGCAAACTTGCGTTAACACAGACCAAGTGGGTCATTGAACAGTTAAAAAAACAAGGTCTTCCTTTTGAGTTTGAAATTAAAGAAATGGTTACAAAAGGGGACCAAATTTTAAATGTAACGCTGTCCAAAGTAGGCGGTAAAGGTCTTTTTGTAAAAGAAATTGAACAAGCCATGTTAGATGAAGAAATTGATATGGCCGTTCATAGTATGAAAGATATGCCAGCTGTTTTGCCAGAAGGATTAACGATTGGATGTATTCCTTTACGAGAAGATCATCGTGATGCGCTTATTTCAAAAAATGGTGAACGATTTGAGGAGCTACCAAGCGGTGCTGTGATTGGGACAAGCAGCTTGCGTCGAGGGGCACAGCTTCTATCTATGCGTTCAGATATCGAAATTAAATGGATTCGAGGAAATATCGACACACGCCTAGAGAAATTAAAAAATGAAGATTACGATGCGATTATCTTGGCAGCTGCAGGGTTATCTCGTATGGGCTGGTCGAGAGATACGGTCACTCAGTACCTAGAGCCGGAAATAAGCGTTCCCGCTGTAGGACAAGGAGCTTTAGCTATCGAATGCCGAGAAAATGACCATGAATTATTATCGCTTCTTCAAGCTCTAAATCATGATGAAACCGCTCGTGCTGTTAGAGCTGAACGCGTATTTTTAAAAGAGATGGAAGGCGGATGCCAAGTGCCGATTGCGGGTTATGGGCGTATATTGGACGGCGGAAACATTGAGCTAACGTCGCTAGTCGCGTCTCCTGATGGCAAAACGATTTACAAAGAGCAAATTACGGGAAAAGACCCCGTTGCTATCGGTTCAGAAGCTGCTGAGCGCTTAACATCTCAAGGAGCTAAGCTTTTAATTGACCGTGTAAAAGAGGAGCTGGACAAATAA
- the hemL gene encoding glutamate-1-semialdehyde 2,1-aminomutase, whose amino-acid sequence MRSYEKSKAAFLEAQQLMPGGVNSPVRAFKSVDMDPIFMERGKGATIYDIDGNKYIDYVLSWGPLIHGHSNDQVVEAVKKVTESGTSFGAPTLIENELAKVVIERVPSIEIVRMVSSGTEATMSALRLARGYTGRNKILKFEGCYHGHGDSLLIKAGSGVATLGLPDSPGVPEGIAKNTITVPYNDLESVQYAFKEFGDDIAGVIVEPVAGNMGVVPPQPGFLQGLRDITSEYGSLLIFDEVMTGFRVAYNCAQGYYNITPDLTCLGKVIGGGLPVGAYGGKAEIMERVAPSGPIYQAGTLSGNPLAMTAGYETLTQLTPQSYDEFIRKADRLEEGLMAAAEKYDVPFTVNRAGSMIGFFFTNEQVINYETAKTSNLDYFAAYYREMANEGVFLPPSQFEGMFLSTSHTDADIEHTIAAAEKAFSKLRG is encoded by the coding sequence ATGAGAAGTTATGAAAAGTCAAAAGCAGCTTTTTTAGAAGCGCAGCAATTAATGCCGGGTGGAGTAAACAGTCCTGTTCGTGCATTTAAATCAGTAGATATGGATCCTATTTTTATGGAACGAGGAAAAGGCGCTACGATTTACGATATTGACGGCAACAAATATATTGACTACGTCTTATCATGGGGACCTTTAATTCACGGACATTCCAACGATCAAGTAGTTGAAGCAGTCAAAAAAGTAACGGAATCTGGTACAAGCTTTGGTGCACCAACATTAATTGAAAATGAGCTTGCTAAGGTTGTGATTGAGCGCGTTCCTTCAATCGAAATCGTCCGTATGGTGAGTTCAGGTACGGAAGCAACGATGAGCGCACTGCGTTTAGCACGTGGCTATACGGGTCGCAACAAAATTTTAAAATTTGAAGGCTGTTACCACGGACACGGTGACTCTCTTCTAATTAAAGCTGGATCAGGCGTTGCAACGTTAGGCCTACCAGATAGTCCGGGAGTGCCTGAAGGAATCGCTAAAAACACGATTACAGTGCCGTACAATGATCTAGAAAGCGTACAATATGCTTTTAAAGAATTCGGAGATGACATTGCCGGAGTAATCGTTGAACCGGTAGCAGGAAATATGGGTGTGGTACCCCCTCAGCCAGGTTTCTTACAAGGGCTTCGTGATATCACATCAGAATATGGCTCACTGCTCATTTTTGATGAAGTAATGACAGGGTTCCGCGTAGCGTACAACTGTGCACAGGGATACTACAATATTACTCCTGACTTAACTTGCTTAGGAAAAGTAATCGGTGGTGGTTTACCAGTAGGTGCTTACGGTGGTAAAGCTGAAATTATGGAGCGAGTTGCACCAAGCGGCCCGATTTATCAAGCAGGTACATTATCAGGTAATCCGCTTGCGATGACAGCTGGATACGAGACGTTAACGCAGCTGACACCTCAATCCTACGATGAGTTCATTCGTAAAGCAGATCGCTTAGAAGAAGGATTGATGGCAGCAGCTGAAAAATATGATGTGCCGTTTACCGTAAACCGAGCTGGTTCAATGATTGGTTTCTTCTTTACAAACGAACAGGTAATAAATTACGAAACAGCGAAAACATCGAATTTAGATTATTTTGCAGCTTACTATCGTGAAATGGCTAATGAAGGCGTATTTTTACCTCCTTCTCAATTCGAAGGAATGTTTTTATCAACTTCTCATACAGATGCAGACATTGAACATACAATTGCAGCAGCTGAAAAAGCTTTTTCGAAGTTACGTGGATAA
- a CDS encoding uroporphyrinogen-III synthase → MSHEAPLFLKTVLITREAKQAHSFAAQIKKLGGIPLSLPVLTFARSNNEKEVEEVLLSIDCFDWIVFTSQNGISFFFEWLKELNISWSALKRLKVAAVGEKTAKLLEKHDVNVQLVPKEYVAESLLESLKANVSHHERVLLVRGQLARSVLKDGLKECEVTDLVVYQTIRNQDSERLVKQHLETGIDAITFTSSSTVKFFVESIKDIPNWLELINRTKVVCIGPITSQTASEYGIKHLVPNTYTINGMIDMLVSCFE, encoded by the coding sequence ATGAGTCATGAGGCTCCTCTTTTTTTGAAAACAGTTTTGATTACAAGAGAAGCGAAGCAGGCTCATTCATTTGCAGCACAGATTAAAAAGCTTGGAGGCATACCTTTAAGCTTACCAGTCCTCACGTTCGCACGTTCTAACAATGAAAAAGAAGTGGAAGAGGTCCTGCTGTCAATTGACTGTTTTGATTGGATTGTTTTTACAAGTCAAAACGGCATTTCTTTTTTCTTTGAATGGCTAAAAGAGTTAAATATCAGTTGGAGTGCTTTAAAAAGATTAAAAGTGGCTGCGGTTGGAGAAAAAACCGCAAAATTGCTAGAAAAACATGATGTTAACGTGCAACTTGTTCCAAAAGAATACGTGGCGGAATCACTTCTTGAGTCGTTAAAAGCAAATGTGTCACATCACGAGCGAGTTCTCCTTGTACGAGGACAATTAGCCCGCTCTGTTTTAAAAGATGGCTTAAAAGAGTGTGAGGTAACGGATTTAGTTGTATATCAGACCATTCGAAATCAAGACTCTGAACGCTTGGTTAAGCAACATTTAGAAACAGGAATTGATGCCATTACTTTTACAAGTTCTTCTACAGTGAAATTTTTTGTCGAGTCAATTAAAGATATTCCGAATTGGCTTGAGCTTATAAATAGAACCAAAGTTGTTTGCATTGGTCCTATTACCAGTCAGACAGCGAGCGAATATGGAATTAAGCATCTTGTTCCTAACACATACACAATAAATGGTATGATAGATATGTTGGTTAGTTGTTTTGAATAA